The region TATGTTCAGTGGTGATCATCTTGTCCAGCAAACATGTCCATGCTATTACTGTCAACATTTACGAAACAAGCTACATTttggtcatgtctgctgattaATAACATGATTGTGTGAAATATGGAGGATTTGTTACCCAAATATCTGAAAGAAACTAAACTTAAAAAGTTGATgagcatgaccccgctgtgaccccaacatttgacgaaggtcaatcaaATCGGGGTCAAATCGGAAGATTATCAAATACCAGAAGTCTGCAAATGTTTTTAGGTCGAGCTTCGAAATCATCCGAGATAATCTTTACGTTAAGTTTTTTGTTCGGACATACGGACGGATACTGCATACAGTGTGTGGACTAAGAGCATAGCGCTATGAACTGGCCCTTACTTTACGTTGGTGaacaaagctctctctctctctttctctctctctctctctgtctctctgtctctctctctctctctccctctgtctctctctctctctctctctctctctctctctctctctctctctctctctctctctctctctctctctctccttctctcctgcgttcgtctgtttttgcgtgtgtgagcgaGTGTAGGTCAAGAGTTAACTTACATCGCTCATGTTTAGCAGCACCTCCTCCAGACAGCGTCTCGTTGTGTCGGGCAGGACAATGGCCTGGTGGAGGGCTGGCTGTGTTACCAGGTCACCCAGAACAGAGCGCCTCACAACATCTCTGGCTTGCTTCAGGTAGGCAGCGGCCTTCTTTAGTTCTTCTTGAACTGCAAGGGGGTCGTCTTCTGTCTGAGGTATGATTGCCGCCATCATTATCCCACGCTCGCGATGTATGACGAGCAGGTCAACAAAGTCCTCCTTCAGGTTCAACGGCTCTGCTTTGACGCTGTTCGTGTTCCTGGCGGCTGCACCAGTATAGATGCTTTGGGTATCAGCACCATATACACCAAATTTAGCTTGGGTCAGAATTACCATAATTTGTTTTTCCCTTGCGGCTTTGTTCTTTATCTGATTCATGcagtggtggacatttttcagcACTCTGTCTATGCGGACAGTGTCCCTGACCTCTCTACTCTCATCTATGTCTATTTGTTGCTGTGTTTTCAGTACCTGGATTCGCTCACCTTCTCCGATATATGCCATTCTCTCTTGCACAGTGTCCATGTGAGCCGGGGGGATTATGTATGATTCGCTCTCAAGGTGAGGGAACCAGGCGTTGAGAAACTCTCTCTGGAATCAAAGACATGATGCTGTACTGTCTGCTCACTTCTAGTACCATTCACAACCTACGTCAACTATGAAGACGGTGAAAATACGGACACCAAATAGGGACTTATGTCTCGTTGGTGGTTCACACAATATTTGCCTAGAACACAGCagataattgtttaaaaacagTTGTTCTATGGTGTAAattcaaaatgaaaaacaaaaacaaggaaaacaacaacaacaacaacaacaacaacaacaacaacaacaacaacaacaacacaaaaagagTAAAACTAATGATAATGCACCTTATTCATTTTAAACATAACTTCAAGTCTTAAAATATGAGGTTTcggtgggtggttttttttctgagatGAATTTACCTCATGGTCTGACAACCTTAACACTTGGTCCTCTgattcctgtgatcttgccatcAAGGGCGGGGCAGGAGAGGCAGCCTGGTTCCCCGGTGACCCAGAGGTACTGCACGGCGGAGCACATTCCACTGCTGGTCCCTGTGTGATGTGCATATTACCGTCATTTCTGTCATAGCGCTGTTCATATTTGTGATGTGCATGATgttaccgtcacttctgtcatagcactGTTCATATATATAGCCTATGTAATGATCACGATATTACTGTCATTTCTGTCATAGCACTGTTCATATTATTATGTACTATGCATGGTATTacagtcacttctgtcatagcgacgttcatatgtgtggtttgcatgatatgaccgtcacttctgtcatagcgatgtttataattatgagttgtgtgcataatatgaccgtcacttctgtcacagcgatgttcataattatgagttgtgtgcatgaaatgaccgtcacttctgtcatagcgttgTTTTAGATAGTGTGACTCACCTTATTGTCATGCAATAGTATGTGAACGTGTTTCCTCACATGGTACTCAGAAAAAAATttcaaacattattttattttcctgtGCGTATGTGGGCCAAAACGCCCATGTACACTCATGGTTTTGCACGAAGAGGATTGTATGTGCTTGGCCGTATGTTCCGTCGGCCATATACTTATACTCTACTCTGTGTcgtgggatgcatgcttggtattttcatgtttctataattcACTGACATGGATTTCAGGATCTTTACCATTTTTACCTGGTTTTGTACCACAcaatgggaggggggggcaaACAGGTATGCAAATAAAGTGACCCGGGAGATCGGAACATCTCTTCTCTTTATCAAGCAGATGGCGGGGTTCCAAACACTCAACCATCAACTTGGCTGTTGCGATCGTCATCCATGAGGAATGTTCAGTCTACTTGCATTGATCGACACTGACACGGACAATGCATGTATACGACCCCCAACAAATGACAGATACGATTGGCCGTGTAGGAGCTGAGGGgcaggagagacagagatagacagacagagataaaccgagacagacagacagacagagatagacagacagagacagacagacagagataaacagacgacagacagacagacagagatagacagacagagacagacagacagagatagacagacagagacagacagacagagatgggtCGGTTGGctggttattgtttgttgtttaagggcaggtgggccagtgcaaaattgaccaaatcgttcaaaacactgttttaggtattttagcagattatgtttccataacatacctatcatccatgtgtgtcggtgtttttgtcaaaagtgtcctatttatctgtcaataaagacaaaatgtgaacatgtgtggcattgattgtcttctgtagtcgatattcccccgccaaaaaatgtctcatttcaaaggctagttacggctttgtcctcagcaaaacagtgcattcacgacatacgaaactgcgcagcagctcttgacctataacatgacatcagtgttttgatgaatgttccattcactcagccacttgtccgttgcaaaggcagcaatcgtaatcgaacggaaatgtccttatttggaaggtactcgacatccattggttcgtgtcataaaccgaaatcgggaaccagtttactttgtgagtgcgcatgctcagcttacgaattttgcatacggaaactaccgaagagactctcggccatgacgggaacacccgaagttcactcggttttacaacatcctggttgcacatcaaacgatcggtgacaaccgaaagcgaatttttccttgagaaacaacctttgatacgataacaatggctcgaaataagaaagaggacaacgtctttattagttcggttagcaacaacaagtagttccgctggcactaggccaaagtttggattctgtcggtgtttccgatacagaggaaagctttgatctccacgcagatccacaggtcgccatttccgaacacgccatgcagcagactttttacgtctcggcactggcttgctttgcgctgaatttgagtcagtttctgtgcagtatctcctcgacaagcaagttgagcatttgctacgcaaaaaaacaaaaacaggagaaagtatccaacatcagtcagattatcggtaatgtttgctgggcctgccatttcccgaacgaaactggatcagcaactgtttgtatcaatctgcgctttcgtaaattccgtcactgtcttgacgaactgtgtcattttcttcaccgcgatacacagttcattgcgaagagcttcctcagtaaatcgttcagattccacgtacgatttgttgtcaaaaaacaactcaaacgaaagtttcaaactcatcatcctccatcttgcttgtcgaagcaccaaagtactgtatcgatgtaaaaacaaaagcagaaaacttcgaggaaaccaacaaatcgacgagataacggaaggaaataagtctcgttctggctcaagtaagttaccgttaaaaataccgttattctcgcatgcaaatacaaacgagaatcgggtcattgatacacgtttagcgctggggcagtatccccatgctggttgacagagggaaagaagggatggacgcataaattctctgctggcgtgctaaaggctaagtagtttgcaatttaaataaactaagctgttcattcataacacagttttgtccttgtatgtctgtttcaatagtgtttctgtggtgttcaatcttcaatgtcgtttttctcagttcagccattttgcctacggttacgtcttgggttacgcgatttatctggctgtaatttagctagagcaatattttcttttgtagtttgtgcagaatataacattctgggggattacgaagggattttgctgaaattttattatagtcatatccagattatttcaaaaaataattttgcaagcgttaccctaaagtttgacagttgtaacaaagaagtgttcctaactccaaatataaatataataaacaagatctgcttcgtaatcccctagagcatacccagaaggataaaataaaacaataattagaagtgtgacaatcacatctgatgaaaatccgtgtatctcctgtactccacttttgtctgtattttgactgtttttgtcgcgtaaaacaaaaaccagcaaccgaaaatacaaaaagtgactattctttgtcatcatttgttcatttctttcataaaataacattcagacacaatttaacattgaaaattaaaaaaaaggtagtgcactggcccacctccccttaatGTGCCTACAACCTGTGGCAATCACGATAACATTGTAGACGATTCTAAAAACCGCATGTCTTGTAACACTTCTTTTGTCAAATCTTGTTAAAAGTCTTAATCTCCTTTAAACATGTAAACCTGTGTAAGTATTCATTCTTTACCTTTCTTTACTATTTTACAAAGTACTTTTA is a window of Littorina saxatilis isolate snail1 unplaced genomic scaffold, US_GU_Lsax_2.0 scaffold_1040, whole genome shotgun sequence DNA encoding:
- the LOC138954646 gene encoding uncharacterized protein, with the translated sequence MGNKLGRSRAIPKTSRQGPAVECAPPCSTSGSPGNQAASPAPPLMARSQESEDQVLRLSDHEREFLNAWFPHLESESYIIPPAHMDTVQERMAYIGEGERIQVLKTQQQIDIDESREVRDTVRIDRVLKNVHHCMNQIKNKAAREKQIMVILTQAKFGVYGADTQSIYTGAAARNTNSVKAEPLNLKEDFVDLLVIHRERGIMMAAIIPQTEDDPLAVQEELKKAAAYLKQARDVVRRSVLGDLVTQPALHQAIVLPDTTRRCLEEVLLNMSDVS